A single window of Martelella sp. NC20 DNA harbors:
- a CDS encoding ABC transporter ATP-binding protein has protein sequence MKKPLLTIEGVHKRFTRKPGLIIQGINRIAGKPSGETVHALSDISLVVAEGEVLGLVGESGCGKSTLGRIISGIYTPSDGHVFLNGSPVARKRGNNVEKLTTKVQMIHQDPFASLNPRMKVGETIAEGPRIHHIVKANKVRARVRGLLQQVGLEGAYADRLPHQFSGGQRQRVAIARALAMEPELLVLDEAVASLDVSIQAQVLNLFMDLRLELDLTAVFISHDLSVVRHVCDRVAIMYLGRIVELASAEELYATPRHPYTKALFASIPKLGAGRGSFQPIEGEIPSPLNPPKGCAFHPRCPMAGPRCKIELPRLEPAEGGTASVACHLNDGGTGATAKPEAA, from the coding sequence ATGAAAAAGCCGCTTCTGACGATCGAAGGCGTTCACAAGCGCTTTACCCGCAAGCCCGGCCTCATCATTCAGGGCATCAACAGGATTGCCGGCAAGCCCTCGGGCGAAACCGTGCACGCGCTTTCCGACATCTCGCTGGTCGTCGCCGAAGGCGAGGTTCTGGGCCTTGTCGGGGAATCGGGCTGCGGCAAATCCACGCTTGGCCGCATCATCTCCGGCATCTATACGCCGAGCGATGGCCATGTCTTTCTCAACGGATCGCCCGTTGCGCGCAAGCGCGGCAACAATGTCGAAAAACTCACCACCAAGGTGCAGATGATCCATCAGGATCCGTTCGCAAGCCTCAATCCGCGCATGAAGGTCGGCGAGACGATCGCGGAAGGCCCGCGCATCCACCATATCGTCAAGGCGAACAAGGTGCGCGCCCGCGTGCGCGGCCTGCTGCAGCAGGTGGGCCTCGAGGGTGCCTACGCCGACCGCCTGCCGCACCAGTTTTCCGGCGGCCAGCGCCAGCGTGTTGCAATCGCCCGCGCACTCGCCATGGAGCCAGAACTGTTGGTGCTGGACGAGGCGGTCGCCTCGCTCGATGTTTCTATCCAGGCCCAGGTGCTGAACCTGTTCATGGATCTGCGCCTCGAACTCGATCTCACCGCCGTCTTCATCAGCCATGACCTTTCGGTCGTCCGCCATGTATGCGACCGTGTGGCGATCATGTATCTCGGCCGCATTGTCGAGCTTGCCTCGGCGGAAGAGCTCTATGCCACCCCGCGCCACCCGTACACGAAGGCGCTGTTCGCCTCGATCCCGAAGCTTGGGGCGGGGCGCGGCTCGTTCCAGCCGATCGAGGGCGAGATCCCCTCGCCGCTCAACCCGCCGAAAGGCTGCGCATTCCATCCGCGCTGTCCGATGGCCGGGCCGCGATGCAAGATCGAACTGCCGCGTCTGGAGCCGGCGGAAGGTGGAACGGCATCGGTTGCCTGCCACCTCAATGACGGCGGCACCGGCGCCACAGCAAAACCGGAGGCAGCATGA
- a CDS encoding polysaccharide deacetylase family protein — translation MSEPYEWDEATWRGRVNQVRAGKSLLPKSWPGGARCAVALSFDSDHETNELRDGGQSPARLSWGEFGARRGIPRIRKALDRYSAKASFFVPAVSALLHPEEQRSLVGDGHEIALHGWIHERNAQVPADKERELMLRSADTLEKITGTRPVGMRTPSWDYSDATLKIARELGLLYDSSLFADDDPYEILDNGEATGIVELPVEWIRDDAVYFMMNRFGAQRPYTPPTDVLDIFRREFDGAYEEGGMFLLTMHPHITGYRSRIFILEELLSHITAKGDCWIATHADIARYCAQEAGLKE, via the coding sequence ATGAGCGAACCCTATGAATGGGACGAGGCGACCTGGCGGGGCCGGGTCAATCAGGTGCGCGCGGGCAAGAGCCTGCTGCCGAAAAGCTGGCCGGGCGGCGCGCGCTGCGCCGTGGCGCTGAGCTTCGACAGCGACCACGAGACCAATGAACTGCGCGATGGCGGGCAGTCGCCGGCCCGCCTCAGCTGGGGCGAATTCGGTGCCCGACGCGGCATTCCGCGTATCCGCAAAGCGCTCGATCGCTACAGCGCAAAGGCGAGCTTCTTCGTGCCCGCCGTCTCCGCCCTGCTGCATCCGGAAGAACAGCGTTCGCTTGTGGGGGACGGCCACGAGATCGCGCTTCACGGCTGGATCCACGAGCGCAATGCACAGGTGCCCGCCGACAAGGAGCGCGAGCTGATGCTGCGGTCCGCCGATACGCTGGAAAAGATCACCGGCACCCGCCCCGTCGGCATGCGCACGCCCTCATGGGACTATTCCGACGCGACGCTGAAGATCGCACGTGAACTTGGCCTTCTCTATGACAGCTCGCTCTTCGCCGACGATGATCCCTACGAGATCCTCGACAATGGCGAGGCCACCGGCATTGTCGAACTGCCGGTCGAGTGGATCCGCGATGATGCCGTCTATTTCATGATGAACCGCTTTGGCGCCCAGCGCCCCTATACGCCGCCGACCGATGTTCTCGACATCTTCCGCCGTGAATTCGACGGGGCCTATGAGGAAGGCGGCATGTTCCTTCTGACCATGCATCCGCACATCACCGGGTATCGCTCGCGCATCTTCATCCTGGAAGAACTACTGTCCCACATCACCGCGAAGGGTGACTGCTGGATCGCCACCCATGCCGATATCGCCCGCTACTGCGCTCAGGAAGCCGGGCTGAAGGAGTAA
- a CDS encoding ABC transporter permease, whose amino-acid sequence MLGFLVQRLLQAVIVIFAMSIIVFLGVYAIGNPIDVMIDPGATQAIRQKLIEQYGLDQPLWHQYLTFLSNVVHGDLGTSMVYNVSVIKLVFSRLPATIELVFVAVMIATVIGIPAGIYAGYRPNSLAGRAIMALSVLGFSVPTFWIGMLLVMAFAVNLGWLPSGGRGDVGSIFGLRTSLATVDGWSHVIMPAFNLSLFMMGLLIRLTRAGMVEAMQTDYVKFARAQGLPDRQIVFHHVLRNISIPIVTVFGLELGSTLAFAVVTESVFNWPGIGKLIIDSILQLDRPVMVTYLVLVVILFVLINLVVDIVYARLDPRVRLKGGK is encoded by the coding sequence ATGCTTGGCTTTCTCGTCCAGCGGCTGCTGCAGGCCGTTATCGTCATCTTTGCAATGTCGATCATCGTGTTTCTGGGCGTCTACGCCATCGGCAATCCGATTGACGTGATGATCGATCCCGGCGCGACCCAGGCGATCCGCCAGAAGCTGATCGAACAATACGGACTCGACCAACCGCTCTGGCATCAATACCTGACCTTTCTGTCCAATGTCGTTCATGGCGATCTCGGCACGTCGATGGTCTACAATGTGTCGGTCATCAAGCTGGTGTTCTCCAGGCTTCCGGCGACCATCGAACTGGTCTTCGTTGCCGTGATGATCGCGACCGTGATCGGCATTCCGGCCGGCATTTATGCGGGCTACCGCCCCAACAGCCTGGCCGGCAGGGCGATCATGGCGCTCTCGGTTCTCGGCTTTTCCGTCCCCACCTTCTGGATCGGCATGCTGCTGGTCATGGCCTTTGCCGTCAATCTCGGCTGGCTGCCATCGGGCGGACGTGGCGATGTGGGCTCGATCTTCGGCTTGCGCACCTCGCTTGCGACCGTGGATGGCTGGAGCCATGTCATCATGCCGGCCTTCAACCTGTCGCTGTTCATGATGGGGCTGCTCATTCGCCTTACCCGCGCCGGCATGGTCGAGGCGATGCAGACGGATTACGTGAAATTCGCCCGCGCCCAGGGCCTGCCCGACCGGCAGATCGTATTCCACCATGTGCTGCGCAACATCTCGATCCCGATCGTCACCGTCTTCGGTCTGGAGCTTGGCTCGACGCTTGCCTTCGCCGTCGTCACCGAAAGCGTCTTCAACTGGCCGGGTATCGGCAAGTTGATCATCGACAGTATCCTGCAGCTCGATCGCCCCGTCATGGTTACCTATCTCGTTCTCGTGGTGATCCTGTTCGTGCTCATCAATCTCGTCGTTGACATCGTCTACGCCCGGCTCGATCCGCGTGTGCGACTGAAAGGAGGCAAGTGA
- a CDS encoding ketopantoate reductase family protein: MSHSPILIWGAGAIGGVLGAYFARAGHDVHMVDIVPEHVAAMRITGLRIEGPVEEFTQVLPASTPDELEGQFSRVFLAVKAHHTADALDMLVPHLAKGGYVVSAQNGLNEKVIAGKIGAENTVGCFVNFGADWLEPGRILYGNRAAVAVGELDGTMTPRAAEVRKLLALVEPDAVATDNIWGYLWGKMGYGSLLFCTALTPDSMSDAMARPEHRVVYERLGHEVMTLAAAEGVSPLGFNGFDPVAFLAADPEGMRIALDRMVAHNRKTAKTHSGIWRDLAVRKRKTEVDAQIGIMLPLAASHGIAVPALSKMVGLIHDIEDGKRPQSSALVDEMVPLCG, translated from the coding sequence ATGAGTCATTCACCAATCCTGATCTGGGGCGCCGGCGCGATCGGCGGCGTCCTCGGCGCTTACTTCGCCCGCGCCGGCCATGATGTTCATATGGTCGATATCGTGCCGGAACATGTTGCCGCGATGCGCATAACGGGCCTTCGGATCGAAGGTCCGGTGGAAGAATTCACGCAGGTTTTGCCGGCCAGCACGCCCGATGAACTTGAAGGACAGTTCAGCCGCGTCTTTCTGGCGGTCAAGGCGCATCATACGGCCGATGCGCTCGACATGCTGGTTCCGCATCTGGCCAAGGGCGGCTATGTCGTTTCCGCCCAGAACGGCCTCAATGAGAAGGTGATTGCCGGGAAGATCGGCGCTGAAAATACGGTCGGCTGCTTTGTCAATTTCGGCGCCGACTGGCTGGAGCCGGGGCGCATTCTTTATGGCAATCGGGCCGCCGTCGCTGTCGGCGAACTCGATGGCACAATGACGCCGCGTGCCGCCGAGGTTCGGAAACTGCTTGCGCTGGTCGAGCCGGACGCGGTGGCGACCGACAATATCTGGGGCTATCTCTGGGGCAAGATGGGCTACGGCTCGCTGCTGTTCTGCACCGCGTTGACGCCCGATTCCATGTCGGATGCCATGGCGCGGCCCGAACACCGCGTGGTGTATGAAAGGCTCGGCCATGAAGTCATGACGCTTGCGGCCGCCGAAGGCGTCAGCCCGCTCGGCTTCAACGGGTTTGATCCGGTGGCCTTTCTAGCGGCTGACCCGGAAGGCATGCGCATCGCGCTCGACAGGATGGTGGCGCATAACCGCAAGACGGCCAAGACCCATTCCGGCATCTGGCGCGACCTAGCCGTGCGCAAACGCAAGACGGAAGTTGACGCGCAGATCGGCATCATGCTCCCGCTTGCGGCCTCACATGGAATTGCCGTTCCGGCTCTTTCAAAAATGGTCGGCCTTATCCACGATATCGAGGATGGAAAGCGGCCGCAATCTTCTGCGCTCGTTGACGAGATGGTGCCGCTGTGCGGCTAG
- a CDS encoding SDR family NAD(P)-dependent oxidoreductase produces the protein MRLDFSGKVFAVTGAAMGIGTAIARQLKASGAEVAAIDIDGAGMASLERDGISLHQGDLGTRDGAHQAIRSVLAQYDRIDGLVTSAGGVRGQAGRPIEEIGEDDWRVIFQANVDAAMWCAQAVAPGMKERGAGRIITISSGAGLRPSLTGIQAYASAKHALVGLTKQLALELGPFGITVNSVAPGFILSNPSTEKQWAAFGPERQKAVISSIHMRRLGQPADIANAVTFLASPQASWISGQILSVDGGHA, from the coding sequence GTGCGGCTAGATTTTAGCGGAAAAGTCTTTGCCGTCACCGGCGCGGCGATGGGCATCGGCACAGCGATTGCGCGTCAGTTGAAGGCCTCGGGCGCCGAGGTTGCTGCCATCGATATCGATGGTGCCGGAATGGCGTCGTTGGAAAGGGACGGCATCAGTCTACATCAGGGGGATCTCGGAACGCGAGACGGTGCGCATCAGGCAATCCGGTCGGTGCTTGCGCAATATGACCGGATCGACGGGCTTGTGACATCGGCCGGCGGCGTGCGCGGCCAGGCAGGCCGCCCGATCGAAGAGATCGGCGAGGATGACTGGCGCGTCATCTTTCAGGCCAATGTCGATGCCGCCATGTGGTGCGCGCAGGCCGTTGCTCCCGGCATGAAGGAGCGCGGCGCAGGCCGGATCATCACCATATCATCAGGCGCGGGCTTGCGGCCGAGCCTCACCGGTATCCAGGCCTATGCCAGCGCCAAGCATGCTCTCGTCGGCCTGACGAAACAACTGGCGCTCGAGCTCGGCCCCTTTGGCATCACGGTCAATTCCGTGGCGCCGGGTTTCATTCTTTCCAATCCGTCCACGGAAAAGCAATGGGCGGCCTTCGGGCCGGAGCGGCAGAAGGCGGTCATCAGCAGTATTCACATGCGCCGCCTTGGTCAGCCGGCCGATATTGCCAACGCCGTGACATTCCTGGCGTCGCCGCAAGCAAGCTGGATCAGCGGACAAATCCTTTCGGTCGATGGAGGCCATGCATGA
- a CDS encoding ABC transporter substrate-binding protein produces the protein MTKSFLRSAVAALAILAAAPAVYAEDLIIGLRAGPDSIDPHWSTLGSQAEALRHIYDTVVDVDDKLQLKPGLAVSWEPIDDMTWEFKLREGVKFHDGSDFTAEDVKFSIERIPEVTGPMPMTLYTKYVDSVEVVDDYTLRVHTKGTAPALPNDFTRLFVVPSETGMEARNEEFNSGEAAIGTGPYKFVSWEPKGDLVLERFDGYWGEKPAWDKVVRREIPDDAARVAALRSGDVDLINYVPASDYLAFQNDDSLETFISDSIYILNIAPSVKDEEPQPVTINGEPVDGNPLQDLRVRKALDLAINRDVLVNVVLEGLGSPANQLMPEGFFGYSDKLGEREYDLEQAKALLAEAGYPDGFEIDFTCTNNRVPGDAVVCEALAQMWARLGLKVNAQALNGTVFFPAAAREEYTMTMSAWGTLTGEAAYTYGALAHTKDAEKGFGNFNRTGYSNPEFDKVFDEGTQTLDVDARKKLYEDASYIAMEDRALIPTVILQTVWAADADTLEIMPRVDQETRAYEIKPAE, from the coding sequence ATGACGAAATCATTCCTGAGATCCGCCGTCGCGGCGCTGGCTATTCTGGCGGCTGCGCCCGCTGTCTATGCCGAAGACCTGATCATCGGCCTGCGCGCCGGTCCTGATTCCATCGACCCGCACTGGTCCACGCTTGGCAGCCAGGCTGAAGCGCTCCGCCATATCTATGACACGGTTGTCGATGTTGACGACAAGCTGCAGCTGAAGCCCGGCCTTGCTGTAAGCTGGGAGCCGATCGACGACATGACCTGGGAATTCAAGCTGCGCGAAGGCGTGAAATTTCATGACGGCTCGGACTTCACCGCCGAAGACGTCAAGTTCTCCATCGAGCGCATCCCGGAAGTCACCGGCCCGATGCCGATGACGCTCTACACCAAGTATGTCGACAGTGTCGAAGTCGTCGACGATTACACGCTGCGCGTCCACACCAAGGGCACGGCCCCTGCCCTGCCGAATGACTTCACGCGTCTCTTCGTCGTGCCGTCCGAAACCGGCATGGAAGCCCGCAACGAGGAATTCAACTCCGGCGAAGCCGCCATCGGCACCGGCCCTTACAAATTCGTTTCGTGGGAGCCGAAGGGCGACCTCGTGCTCGAGCGTTTTGACGGATACTGGGGCGAAAAGCCGGCATGGGACAAAGTTGTCCGCCGCGAAATTCCCGACGACGCCGCCCGCGTTGCCGCGCTGCGCTCCGGCGATGTCGACCTGATCAACTATGTTCCGGCGTCCGACTATCTGGCGTTCCAGAACGACGACAGCCTGGAAACCTTCATCTCCGACTCGATCTACATCCTCAACATTGCGCCCAGCGTGAAGGACGAGGAGCCGCAGCCGGTCACGATCAACGGCGAGCCGGTCGACGGCAACCCGCTGCAGGACCTGCGCGTCAGGAAGGCGCTCGACCTCGCCATCAACCGTGACGTTCTGGTCAATGTCGTGCTGGAAGGCCTCGGCAGCCCGGCCAACCAGCTGATGCCGGAAGGCTTCTTCGGTTATTCCGACAAGCTTGGCGAGCGCGAATACGACCTCGAGCAGGCCAAGGCGCTTCTGGCCGAAGCCGGTTATCCGGACGGTTTCGAAATCGACTTCACCTGCACCAACAACCGCGTTCCCGGCGATGCCGTGGTCTGCGAAGCGCTGGCGCAGATGTGGGCCCGCCTTGGTCTGAAGGTCAACGCCCAGGCACTGAACGGCACGGTCTTCTTCCCCGCCGCCGCGCGTGAGGAATACACGATGACCATGTCGGCCTGGGGTACGCTCACCGGCGAGGCCGCTTATACCTACGGTGCGCTGGCGCATACCAAGGACGCGGAAAAGGGCTTCGGCAACTTCAACCGAACCGGCTATTCCAATCCGGAATTCGACAAGGTCTTCGACGAGGGCACCCAGACGCTTGACGTCGACGCGCGCAAGAAGCTCTACGAGGATGCCTCCTACATCGCCATGGAAGACCGGGCTTTGATCCCGACCGTCATCCTGCAGACCGTCTGGGCCGCCGACGCCGACACGCTCGAAATCATGCCGCGCGTCGACCAGGAAACGCGCGCCTACGAAATCAAGCCCGCCGAATAA
- a CDS encoding GntR family transcriptional regulator, which translates to MDRIIEAVDRSSTVPVSVQLRGALEFGIASGDLPSGARLPSVRSLATRLRISPVTVSTVYAALQEVGNIEGRVGSGTFVKSMSLSANAGRLRELDVKIAELVELSRECGINPSELATRVSMMSRQTHVNMRLLILGNFVEATEAYARALRPHLAAGDQLSIATMDDLASIDPQQVDLVISPRSLLEPAKAHFTDTPITGVTLIPDEATRVALASLSTDARVVGYSYFDTFVTMMKAGIRRFGPHITELQIAVRGAADVEAAIAAADVLVYATGADYLLETLRPDQQAFEYRHTPDIHAVRKELLPTIEAYRTKILKKRRGNVENFRKQLV; encoded by the coding sequence ATGGATCGTATCATTGAGGCCGTCGACCGTTCATCGACGGTTCCGGTTTCGGTTCAGTTGCGCGGCGCGCTGGAGTTCGGCATCGCTTCCGGCGACCTGCCATCGGGCGCGCGTCTGCCTTCGGTACGGTCTCTTGCGACCCGGTTGCGAATATCGCCGGTGACCGTCAGCACCGTTTATGCCGCATTGCAGGAGGTCGGCAATATTGAAGGCCGGGTGGGCTCAGGCACGTTCGTGAAGAGCATGTCGCTTTCCGCCAATGCCGGCCGGCTGCGCGAACTCGATGTGAAGATTGCCGAACTGGTCGAGCTTTCCCGCGAGTGCGGGATCAACCCCTCCGAACTTGCCACGCGGGTGTCGATGATGTCGCGTCAGACGCACGTCAATATGCGACTTCTCATCCTCGGTAATTTCGTTGAGGCCACTGAAGCCTATGCGCGGGCGCTGCGCCCGCACCTGGCCGCCGGAGACCAGTTGTCGATCGCCACCATGGACGATCTTGCCAGCATCGATCCGCAACAGGTCGATCTCGTGATTTCGCCGCGCAGCCTTCTGGAGCCGGCGAAAGCGCATTTCACCGATACGCCCATTACCGGCGTTACCCTGATTCCCGATGAAGCCACGCGGGTCGCGCTTGCCTCGCTTTCGACCGATGCGCGCGTCGTCGGCTATTCATATTTCGATACATTCGTCACTATGATGAAAGCGGGTATCCGGCGTTTCGGGCCGCATATCACCGAATTGCAGATCGCGGTGCGCGGCGCGGCGGATGTGGAAGCGGCAATCGCCGCTGCCGATGTGCTGGTTTATGCGACCGGTGCGGACTATCTGCTCGAAACACTGCGTCCCGATCAGCAGGCATTTGAATATCGCCACACGCCCGATATCCACGCCGTGCGGAAGGAACTGCTTCCCACCATTGAGGCGTACAGAACAAAAATCCTGAAAAAACGGAGGGGCAACGTTGAAAATTTCCGAAAGCAACTGGTTTGA
- a CDS encoding creatininase family protein: MKISESNWFEIEEYLKTDDRCVLPLGSTEQHAWLSLSVDSILSEKVAADAAAPLGVPVFPAVAYGLTPYFMAFPGSVTLKLSTYAALLSDILDSLYVTGFRRILIVNGHGGNTPVQPATMEWMERHEGARCRFHDWWRAPKTMATVREIDPVASHASWMENFPWTRLPGREMPAEQKPYVDFDRLRDRNSAGVRELIGDGNYGGFYQRPDEDMERIWTVAVEETRALIEGAWA, encoded by the coding sequence TTGAAAATTTCCGAAAGCAACTGGTTTGAAATCGAAGAATACCTGAAGACGGATGACCGTTGCGTCCTGCCGCTGGGCAGTACCGAACAGCATGCCTGGCTCAGCCTGTCGGTCGACAGCATCCTTTCCGAAAAGGTCGCAGCCGATGCAGCCGCGCCGCTCGGCGTTCCGGTTTTTCCCGCGGTCGCATACGGGCTGACGCCCTATTTCATGGCGTTTCCGGGGTCGGTAACGCTGAAGCTTTCGACCTATGCGGCGCTCCTCTCCGATATCCTCGACAGTCTTTATGTCACTGGTTTTCGCCGCATTCTCATCGTCAACGGCCATGGCGGCAATACGCCGGTGCAGCCGGCGACCATGGAGTGGATGGAGCGCCACGAAGGCGCGCGCTGCCGCTTTCATGACTGGTGGCGGGCGCCGAAGACGATGGCGACCGTGCGCGAGATAGACCCCGTCGCAAGCCATGCAAGCTGGATGGAAAATTTCCCCTGGACGCGGCTCCCCGGTCGCGAAATGCCAGCCGAACAGAAGCCTTATGTCGATTTCGACCGGCTGCGCGATCGCAATTCCGCCGGCGTGCGCGAACTGATCGGCGACGGCAATTATGGCGGTTTCTATCAGCGCCCTGATGAAGACATGGAGCGCATCTGGACCGTCGCTGTAGAAGAGACGCGCGCTCTGATCGAAGGCGCGTGGGCATGA
- a CDS encoding ABC transporter ATP-binding protein — protein sequence MTKALDVRGLTTRFETRGGDVTAVNNVSFSVERGRIMGLVGESGSGKSVTGFSIIGLVEEPGHITAGAVLVEGQDLRALKPEALRKLRGSKVAMVFQDPMMTLNPVLRIGDQMALAVRVHEKMSKRDAWERARQALETVGIPAARERLKAYPHQLSGGMRQRVAIATALLHRPAVIIADEPTTALDVSIQSQILAEVRRLADETGTAIVWVTHDLAVISSLADDICVMYAGRIVERGAAEEVISAPRHPYTVGLIGSVPSLHEPGTRLPQIPGSTPQLANLPSGCPFRPRCPRASDICATEPPVSEAGSHSVSCHHPVEAP from the coding sequence ATGACCAAAGCGCTGGACGTCCGGGGCCTGACGACCCGGTTTGAAACGCGCGGCGGTGATGTCACCGCCGTCAACAATGTCAGCTTCTCGGTCGAGCGCGGCCGCATCATGGGCCTTGTCGGCGAAAGCGGATCTGGCAAGAGCGTCACCGGTTTTTCCATCATCGGCCTCGTCGAAGAGCCCGGCCACATCACCGCCGGCGCGGTTCTGGTGGAAGGCCAGGACCTGCGCGCGCTCAAGCCCGAGGCGCTGCGCAAGCTGCGCGGCTCCAAGGTTGCGATGGTGTTCCAGGACCCGATGATGACGTTGAACCCCGTCCTGCGGATCGGCGACCAGATGGCGTTGGCAGTGCGCGTACACGAGAAGATGTCGAAGCGCGATGCCTGGGAGCGCGCCCGCCAGGCACTGGAAACCGTCGGCATCCCCGCCGCCCGCGAAAGGCTGAAGGCCTATCCGCACCAGCTTTCCGGCGGCATGCGCCAGCGCGTGGCGATCGCCACTGCGCTTCTGCACCGCCCGGCGGTGATCATCGCCGATGAGCCGACGACGGCCCTCGATGTCTCGATCCAGAGCCAGATTCTCGCCGAGGTGCGCAGGCTTGCCGACGAGACCGGGACGGCCATCGTCTGGGTTACCCATGACCTTGCCGTCATATCCAGCCTCGCCGATGATATCTGCGTGATGTATGCCGGCCGGATCGTCGAGCGCGGCGCCGCCGAAGAGGTGATCTCCGCCCCGCGCCATCCCTACACGGTGGGCCTGATCGGCTCCGTACCGAGCCTGCATGAACCCGGAACGCGTCTGCCGCAGATCCCCGGCTCGACGCCGCAGCTTGCCAACCTGCCGTCCGGCTGTCCTTTCCGACCGCGCTGTCCGCGCGCTTCCGATATCTGCGCCACAGAGCCGCCTGTGAGCGAAGCCGGCAGCCATTCGGTATCCTGTCATCACCCGGTGGAGGCCCCATGA
- a CDS encoding ABC transporter permease has translation MADATLVAAPVETRPARFRNFCSDFARSPVAVVSLIMIVLLLFVSFAAPLVSPQDPYDMANLDWMDAFLMPGTVGSGGYTHILGTDNVGRDMLSAIFYGLRTSFVIGLTAGLLALVVGICLGLSAAYFGGRIESFLMRIVDLQLSMPAILLALVLVAVLGQGVGQIILALVIAQYAYFARTTHGAATVERGKDYIEAARSTPLPTGRVLFRHLLPNVLPPLIVVATVQVASAIALEATLSFLGVGLPLTEPSLGSLIANGFKYIHTDRYWLSIYPGLFLMVTVVTINLVGDQVRTVLDPRRSR, from the coding sequence ATGGCCGATGCAACGCTCGTGGCCGCGCCGGTGGAAACCCGCCCTGCCCGGTTTCGCAATTTCTGCTCCGACTTTGCCCGCTCTCCGGTCGCCGTCGTCTCGCTGATCATGATCGTGCTGTTGCTGTTCGTATCGTTTGCAGCGCCGCTGGTCTCCCCGCAGGATCCCTATGACATGGCAAACCTCGACTGGATGGACGCTTTCCTGATGCCGGGAACCGTCGGCTCCGGCGGCTATACCCATATTCTCGGCACCGACAATGTCGGCCGCGACATGCTGTCGGCGATCTTTTACGGATTGCGCACCAGCTTCGTCATCGGACTTACGGCCGGCCTGCTGGCGCTGGTCGTCGGCATATGTCTCGGTCTGTCGGCGGCCTATTTCGGCGGCCGGATCGAATCCTTCCTGATGCGCATCGTCGATCTGCAATTGTCGATGCCGGCGATCCTGCTGGCGCTGGTGCTGGTTGCCGTTCTCGGACAGGGCGTCGGCCAGATCATCCTGGCGCTGGTGATTGCCCAATATGCCTATTTCGCCCGCACCACCCATGGCGCGGCGACCGTTGAGCGCGGCAAGGACTATATCGAGGCCGCCCGTTCGACCCCGCTTCCCACGGGCCGCGTTCTCTTCCGCCATCTTCTGCCGAATGTCCTGCCGCCGCTGATCGTGGTTGCCACGGTGCAGGTCGCAAGCGCAATCGCATTGGAGGCGACGCTCTCCTTCCTCGGCGTCGGCCTGCCCTTGACCGAGCCCTCGCTCGGCTCGCTGATTGCAAACGGCTTCAAATATATCCACACGGATCGCTACTGGTTGTCGATCTATCCGGGTCTCTTTCTGATGGTGACGGTGGTGACGATCAATCTGGTCGGCGATCAGGTCCGCACCGTTCTTGACCCGAGGCGCAGCCGATGA